One window of the Dermacentor andersoni chromosome 10, qqDerAnde1_hic_scaffold, whole genome shotgun sequence genome contains the following:
- the LOC126543527 gene encoding uncharacterized protein: MDFVNTVNMVETGTIQLTYCSGGNISVSLPGALIGQCNSDLGTSCKKSKTSLVAPLVSLIECLVGNALPNAPQDKIIALVCDLINSTDIASFSRLPLWLGVYDMKRMWCM; the protein is encoded by the exons ATGGATTTTGTCAACACCGTTAACATGGTGGAGACAGGAACTATACAGCTGACCTACTGTTCCGGAGGAAATATCAGTGTTTCTTTGCCAGGTGCCCTTATAGGACAG TGTAACTCTGACCTTGGTACCAGCTGTAAAAAATCGAAG acaAGCCTTGTTGCGCCGCTTGTGTCACTCATAGAG TGTCTTGTTGGAAACGCACTTCCCAATGCTCCGCAAGACAAGATCATCGCCCTCGTCTGCGACCTCATCAACAGTACTGACATTGCTTCCTTCAGCCGCTTACCATTATGGCTGGGCGTCTACGACATGAAGAGAATGTGGT GTATGTAA